The sequence AACAGCTTACCCCCAAGTCCCAGCTGTGTCATGCCCAGAGTGTACATGTAAGTGTGAAGTGtgtacatgtgcacatgtgtgtggtgtgtgtgaacCAACCTTCCCCTAGGGGAAAGGGGCCTGAGGTGCTGGCTGTGTCCTggatggggtgtggggggtaAGGCCCTTCCAGGGGCTGGAGGGCGGGTTCCCTCCCTGGTGCTGCTTTTTGCAGAtctcagaggaaataaaaagggaagtgaGAGACTGGCTGGtgtgtgcctgtgtcttcccacacccccacccatcACCTCACCCAGGTTTGGCTGGGCATGAAGTAGGACACCTGAAGTGCCAGCCTGTCCACCTCTGGCTAGCTGGCTGACCGCCCTGCTCTCGGCGAGGCCCTGTCCTTAGAGTCTGGATTCAGAcccttctctctctgctcctgccCCCGCTTCCTGGGTTTGGGGTACATCCGGGAGGCTAGCCTTTTTCCATAGGGGGTCAGGGCAGGATGCTTTAGAAAGAATGGATGACTCTCAAACTTTCCTACCAAACCATTCCTGGGGGCCTATTGAAAGTGCCTTTTTAATAGTCTCCTAAAACGTCATGCAAATTTTGAGCTTCACATTATACTATATTGATATTTACTTTTACCATTAAAGCGAGACTTTAAAATTACCTGCATCAAGGGAGGATACCATCTTTGATATTCCAggaagatatatttatttatccctCTGCTATACCTGTTTGGGTCCCTAGGACATAAATCCTAGAAGCTAGAGTAAGTCACAgaatggagggagggggcaggaaggggcacgATCGTTTGTTGATCTGCACAGGTATCTCATTTCATCCTAACTGCAGCCCAGCGGTCCTTAGCGCCACGCTGAAAGTTCAGGGCACAAGGCCAGAGGACACAGCTGGTGGCGGTGGAGCTGAGCTTGGAACCTGGGCAGATTGGCTGCGGAGACCCAACCACAGGGCAGCCAGGGGCAGAAGGAAGACCAGGCTCCTCAGCCCAGCTCTCAGCTGTCCTCAGGGCTGACAGTGACCTCAAAGGCCCTACCCAACTTCCCCCTCAAAAAAAAGCTTGGAAAACCACCCAATGTTAGCGCTGAGAAGGCAGGACTACAGATAAGCCGGCCCTGCGTCTTAAACTCTCTTTGGACGTTAATAAAAAAGACTCACccacccattttatagatgagaaaatacgCCCAGAGAGGTCTGGAAACTTGGCAAAGCCACATAGCAGATCTGAGCCCAGTCTCCTGGATTCTGGCACTGCCCTTTTGGCAAAGTACCCACTCAGAATGGCACCCAGCAACGGGCTGGGTGGGTTGCCAGAGTGCCTGTCCGGTGTCACTGCACTTTCTGTCCGGCCCTTGACTTTCTGAGCTCTGGTGTTGGTTGGCTGGTGGAGGTTGGTCGCTGTGCTGAATGGCAGTGGGATCCCACGGATTCCGGGTAAGGGTGGCCATGGAGCCCAGCGTGTTGCGCGGGGTACGCGGTGTGCCCAGCAGGCGGCGCTGTGTGGCTGCGGCTGGGACGAGGAGCGGGCGCTTGGGGAGGGGTGGCCGGGGGAGGCGCGCCGGGAAGGGAACCTGCGCCCTTGCCCACGCGCGCGCTGCCCAGGAGTCTGTCCCCTGGGTCTTGACCTTCAGCCCCTACCCTGGCTTGCTCGGTCCTCCTTCGAGATCTCCCCACGCCCTACCCGGTCCCCACCTTTTCCAGCGGGACCTCCAGCCCCTCCGACCCTGGAGACCGAGGGAGGGGATCTGGGCGCGGGCCCCTGCCGGGCTGGGGCGCGGGGCCGGGTGGGCGGTGCCCGCAGAAACCTCGGCCTCCCGGGGGAGGGTGTCGTCTCACTCCCCCAACCGGGTGGGGAgcttggggagggggctgggcaggggcggaagcGAGCGGGAGCCGTGTTTGTCGCTGCGCTGCCGAGTGGAACAgatggctggggaggggagagggtacgtggcgggaggaggaggggtgcggGGGCCGGCGGATGAGGAACCAAGAATTTCGACGCCCCGAGTCTCCCAGGAGAGGCCCCCTCCCCATCTCTTCCCAGAAAGAGGGAGGGGCAGCGCCTGTCTCTCTCCGGAGCGCCTCGGCCTCTGGCCTGCGACAGACCCTGCCGCGCCGTCGCCCGCCCCGGGGGCGCCCCCGACTCCCCGAGCCCATCCTCCCCCCGAACCCGGCGCTGGCCAGGCCGCGGGGTCGAGGCCTCTGGGAGCTGCCCAGGTTGTGCGGTTAACGGGGCCGCACTCCGAGGGGCGAGGGGGCGGCGGGAAGAGGGCTCCGGAGCTCGGAGCGTGTTCGGGGAGCTTAAGTAGCTGTCGGAAGGAGTGCTAATTGGAACTTTATGCAGATGagcggggagggggtgtggggaggggcgggaggtcAGCCGGCGCGGGACCCGAGCCAGCTCCAAGCGGAGGGTGGAGGGCTCCGGCCGGAGAGTGGCGGGTGTGTATCCCGTATCCGTGCGCATCGCCCCTCTGTCGGGGCGCTGGTCCTTGGAGTTGGGAGGTGTCCTCCCTGGCACTCCTCTTGCAGGGTCTCCGCATCCCGCACCAGAAGTTCAGTCTCTCAGATCgtcaggaggggcggggggtgggggtggggaccccCACAAGTCTGTTTCCTCCGCGGCTGCGTACTCTGGGTGTCACCTTCTCCGAGTCCCCCGTTCCCCCTCTGCCTCCGTGTCCTCTGCTCCCCATCGCTGGCATCACCCTCTCCAAGTAGGAGTCTTGTCTGTAACTCCCATCAAGTCTGCGTGGAGGGGGCGGGACCTAACATTTCTTCCTTTGCTTTCTGCTGTCTACACCCGCACCCCCACCGACCACCCACATTGAAGGAAATGTTTCTCAACCTTTAGGCTGCTTCGTAACCCACCCCGAGTGTTGGAATGCAGATTCCAGGGCCCCTTAGAGATCCGATTCGGTGGGTCTGAGGGACTCAGGAATCTGCATTCAGCAGCTTCCGACCCAGGTGTGATGTCAAAGTCCTGAGAAGCATGGTGCAGGGAACCCGTGGCCTGGAACCCTGGGCATACTCCCTTCAACAGCCCTGCCCGCCTCCCAGGCCTTCCTCCATGCTCCTGACCTCCCCTCTGCTCAGGGTGGCCATCGCTGCTCCCAGGAGGATAGGACCAGGTGTGGAGAAGTtgccaggaaggagggaagggagggaggaggaggagggagaagaggaggagagagaaagagtctGCTCCTAGCTCTTGTTTCTCTGAGCAGGGTCTTACCCTTCCACTGTCTGCtgcctgcttccctcccctcggcctctgcttctccatcttcctctctctccccgaGCCTCGCCTCatgtctcttcccttcctcctcctcacccaaAGTTTCTAGCAaggccaaagggtcctgggtggGCAGTTTGGATCTTAGCAGGGGATGGCAGAGCCAACCCAAGTCCCCACCTCCAAAGGAAAGAGGTAGAGGCACCCTGGGGTTGGAAAAAAacagaaggagggaggcaggaggaaagaTAATAACAGCGAACATGTAGGTCACCTTTCCATGGGCTATGCACTGACTTAACACAGCAGCCCAATTTAGACAGGCACTATTGCTCCCAGGTTACaaattacaaagaagaaaaagaaaacagaaaacacaaggGATGTTCAGAGTGGTTAAGTAActcccccaaggtcacacagtaagcgGAAGAATAACTAGGTTATTCACCCTTTTGCTTGCCCAGAATCATGTCTCCAGAGGCTGCTGGGTAGCTGTCCCCgacctgccctccctgcctctcccccagggGCAATGGATTGGGAAGGGCATCATGTccagagatgaaaggagatgcTCAGGTTTCGGAACATCTGACAGGTCTGGCTGGAAGCattaaaaattcatgtggaaaCTTGACCCCTGCTGGACCTTGGGCCTGCCACCTGGACTGTCCCTGGCATTGTGGTCTCTCAGAGCCTGGTGGGCGAATTTCCCTTCAGCAGGGTCCTGGGAGCCCCAAGTCTTTGTATCCCACAGAAGGGGGGTTCTCTTATGGATTACGGAGCTAAACTCAGGAGCCAGCAGCTCAGAAAGCAGCGCGGAGAACCCTGCTCCCACTCCCAGTGTAAGAACCTGAGAGGCTTAAGGGCTTATAAACCTGGTCATCTGGCGGCCTTTTATTCCTCTCCCCAGATAGACGGATGCTCACTCTCAGTTCAGGATACTGAAGCCTGGCTGTGATTACCAagtggccagtaggaggcagccatctGCCTGGAGgcagcctgagcctgagcctgagcctgtacCTGCAGCTCTGAAGGACAGTAAAAGAATCCCTATTGATAAGGTTAGAGAGATTCAGCATTGGCCTTGGGGAAGGGCTTTGGAGTCGGCACctgaggagagtgagagagggttCCTAGTTTGGGAAAGATTGAGGGACCTAATGGGGAGTTCAAGGTCAGTTATAGGCTTCAAGTGCATTATAATTGATGGCCAACATCAATTATGCAATCATTCTAGTTGGAGTGGAGGTTTGGGACATGGCCCTGAGACAAAACTAGAAAGGCTGTTGGTACCAGACTCCGAAGGATCCTGGATGCTTTGCTAAGGTGTTTTACTTTTAACCTGTAGGTAATAGGGAGTCATTGTAGGTTCCTGAGTGACACAGGGACATAATGCACCTTTCAGCGAGCCTGAATCTGGCCACCAtggcaggctggtgggagggagagagagactgaatgTAGGAAAACTGGAGAGGAGGTTGGTGCTATTTTCTCCTGCATTTCTAGGCATGAGGTAATGAGATGAagcagggaggtggcagggagaatggaaaggaagggatggactggggctggagagggaccggGTGAGTAGATGTAAGAGATTAGAGAGGGGAGGAGATAACTACATTTAGGCTGGGTGTCAGGAAGGCAGGAGAACACAGAATGTGGGTACACCCACAGAATGGGGGAGGTGAatgagttttgtttcttttatgctGGGGAGTCTTGGACAAGtcccttctctctgggcctcagtttccccatcagagCATTGGACTGGATGGCCGTAATAGTCCCTCCCATTTCAGGGTGTATGAAAGTAGTGAATCTGGGAGGTTtggagaggctgggagtctgtgtgtgtgtgagatctcTGTGGGTGGCTCTGTGTAGGGTCCTGTGTGAGCGGCTGTGTGCATGTCAGTGTTGGGGGTGCATCTGCCCTTTGTGGGACCCGTGGGTGTTGGCATGCCTGCACGTGTTCTGTAGCTCGGCTCTGTGGGAATGTGTGTGAGAGAGCGTGCGAGCGTGGGAGTGCACGTGATGGGCGTCCGTGGGTCTGTCTGggctggtgggggtgagggtggggaaagTGGCATTGCTGTAGGCTTCTTCCTGAGGCTCACACACTCCTCTTGCTTTCACTGTTCTGAAATAGCATCTGGACCGAAGGCCCATGAATATTTCACAACGATAATTCCGTGACCTGGACAGCCTGCTGCTGATTTAccagcatcctccctccccctgcccaggccccggcAGCCCCTCCTCCATCAGAGCTCTTGCCtggctgtgtccccctccccccaacattAGCCTCTGCAAAGCCAGCCTGACACAGGCCCCTGTGAGACCCCAGCCTCAGAGACCCCCTGCTTCCTGACTAGCTGGTTGCTCTCAttacccccacccctgtcccacaCCCTTTCCCAAAGTCCACTTGCCTCAGGCCTTAGATGTTGAGCCCTTCCTGTTTCTGCATCTCATCTCATCTTCCTTCTGACTTGCCTGGCCAGAGTCACAGAATCTCAGCATTCTTCCTCCATGAACCCTGGCATCCAGGTCCCCTCTTTCCATTCCCACCTCCCAAGTTAGATTCTTAACCCTAAATTTAAACCATCGGACATCTCCTCATGCTTCTGTCTGATGAGCCTCACCCCTAACATGCCTAACCTCCATCGTAGGTCCTTCTTAGCCCAGGCTCTTCCCTTACTCCAGTCTCTCCTCCCCACATGGGCAGATGAAGCTTCTAAGCATGCTTTAAGCTAGCAAGGCACCCCAACATAGGATTCTTGTCTCTCTGGTCACCCAGCCCCTTGGTTTCTCCTCTAACCTGGAGAACTGGTTCTCTGACGTGGTCCATCGCAGGAGCCAGGGAGAGGCTGGCTGCAGGGCTGTGTACCGGTGTGCAGACTGTGCACTGTGCACGGGCACTCAGCGGAGGGCACGTGGGAGCTGAAATCCAGCCTGAGGCTCTGCTTGCTGAGTGTttggtctggtgtggggctggattCCCCTGCAGAAGAGGTGTCTTTTTCGGACTTGCTCTAAGTCGTGTTTGGGCTGGCTGTGACCATGGATGGCTATGATTCCTCCTTGCAAgaaggtgggaactgggagggaGCCAGCCAGGCTGGAGGCCTTGCCCAGGCTTAGCTCCCTGGGCACCACACAAGTCAGGGTCGGCGCTGGAGTTACGTCTCCTGGACAAAGAGGAGCCAAGGTGCTGTCAGCCCCCATCTTGGCctgcctgggactccaggccACACCCCTGTGCCTCAGGAACAGCCTCTTCTCCCAGGGGGAGCAAGAAGCTCTTCAAGGGCACAATGGGCCCCCCTTTCTCTAATCCTCCTGGCCCTGAAATCCTGGTGGTTCCTCGCCCTCCTCCCACTTTTGAGGTCCCGAGCCAACAAACCTTACAGAGgagataaaataatagaatttttaataaatttcccCCCCAAACAACTTCTGTTGATCTTCACCACACAGGGGCCACGGTGGAGAGGAAAGATCTCTCCAGGCACCCTAAAAAGTGTCCCGGGTAGACGTAGGAGAAAAGTACTCCTCCCGTGTCGGGAGACTGAGAGGGGCTAGAGAAGCAGGGGCCCAGCCAGGGTCAGCCTGGCCCCCCAGGGCATCCCTCCGCAGGGCTCCTGGGTGGGCTCCCTTCCGGAGCTTCTGAAGGCTCTGCTGGTGGAAGATGCTCTGCAGACAAAGTTCCTCTCGAGTCCGAGTCCGCGGTGGGCATTGCGAGAAGGGTCAGCGCCGGCCTGGGATGCCCCACCCCACCGTGGGATGGGACCGAGTTCATGGCCAGAGTTGGGGAGAACGGGGCAGAGCCACCAGACACAGCCCCTTGGGATAGTCTTAAGCCAGcatcccaggaggcagggagaggcggccgggtcccaggggagggcggcgcagggaggggagagggaggcagcaaggccaggggcGGGGATTGGGCCCGAGctgcagctgggggctgggggctgggggctgggggccagcccggcctctgcagtcccagcaccgcAGTCAGAGGTGGTGGGGCGCCAGGAGCAGGACGCAAAGCAGAGGGGTGGGGAGCCCGGCCGAGAGCGCGGGGCCGCGGGAGTCCGGGGCCGCCTGGCAGGCTGCGCCCGGGCACGTCTGCTCCCCGCGCTGGTCCTCGCCCCCGTAGCCGCCCCAGTAGTCGTCCTCGGTGGGCGCGTCCCCGCCCGGGTGCCCCCGCGGGTCTTCGGCGGGCAGGTCTCGATAGAGGGTGGAGGGGTCGGCGGGGGGCGCCCCGGCCTCGGCCAACCCGTACAGGTGGTTGGAGGAGCTGTTGCCGCGGGCGCGGCTGCCGGGCCGCGTGGGCGCCGCGGGCGGGCAGGCCTGGAAGTCGGCCTCGCGGAGCGCGCGCAGGTCCCGGCCCTGGCGCTCCGGGGGGGTGGCGCAGGTCACGTCGGAGCTGGACACGCGCGCGCGCTGGAACCAGGCCCAGAGCGGCCGCGCGCGGCAGTCGCACGCCCAGGGGTTGGCGTTGAGCCGCAGGAACTCGAGCGCCGGCAGGTCGGCCAGCGCCTCGCCGGGCAGCGAGGCCAGGCTGTTGTTGAACAGGTAGAGGATGGTGAGGCGGCTGAGGCCGCGGAAGGCCGCGCGGTGCACGCCCTGCAGCCGGTTCCCGTGCAGCAGCAGCCGGTCCAGGCCGCCCAGGCCGCGGAACACGTGCTCCGTCAGCAGCCGCAGGCGGTTCCCGTGCAGGAAGAGGTGGCTCAGGTTGGCCAGGTCCGCGAACAGGTCATCctgggagaggaggtggagaagagaGAGGTCCTGAGacaggtggggaaggaaggggaacgCTGTGGGAAACAATTTGacgtttcttttgctttttaaatatacactgattgacttcagagagaaagggagagatagaaacatcaatgataagagacaatcattgatcggctgtctcctgcacgccaaAGGTTACTGTGGAAAAGGTGATGTAATTGAGGCCGGTGGTTCTTAAACTTTAGCGACCATCAGAATCCCCGGGGATCCCGAAGCGCTGTCCTCAGAGTTTGTGATGTAGCAGGTGGGGCCCGAGAATCTGCCTGTCTACAAGTTCCCAGGAGGTGCTGCCTCTGCTGGTCCGGGGACCACACTCAGAGCAGAAGACACTCGTTCAGCGTGCAGACAGAGGAGCCTGACCTCCTGACGTCAAACCCTGGATCTATCATAGCTGGCTGTgccaccttgggcaagtcacagtGTCCCTAtgcctctgtttctttatctgtaagatGTGGAGATTAAATGAAGCAGCACGTGTTAAGGTGCTTAGAACAAGGTTTCCATGTGGAGGCATTCGAGGAGTTGGCCATTATCTTTAACTTGGCCAAGCCAGTGATCTCTCTAAGCCTGTTGCCTCATCGATGAAATGGGGATGAGTGTGCCTCCTCAGGGgcttgttctgaggattaaagaAGATGATCCATAAAGATGGGATGGTGAAGTGctgggcacagtgcctggcacaccgGTATCCAGTCCAACGATGAAGCCCACAGGCTCAGGAGTCACAGTCCCTGGTGCCCATTCAGCTTGCCCTCTTCCCAGCTGCGTtattttgggcaagttatttagccTCTTACAGCCTCTTGTTTCCTCAGTCTGTATAACTTGGAGAGTACCCCCATACtcagaggctgggggaagggtaGATGAGATCATGCTGTAAGGACCTGGTGGGGACCTCCACCACCCTCGAAAAATGATGGTTATAACAACAGGGGCTCA is a genomic window of Myotis daubentonii chromosome 9, mMyoDau2.1, whole genome shotgun sequence containing:
- the RTN4RL2 gene encoding reticulon-4 receptor-like 2 encodes the protein MLPGLGRLLQGPASACLLLLLLALPPAAPSCPMLCTCYSSPPTVSCQANNFSSVPLSLPPSTQRLFLQNNLIRTLRPGTFGPNLLTLWLFSNNLSTIYPGTFRHLQALEELDLGDNRHLRSLEPNTFQGLERLQSLHLYRCQLSSLPANIFRGLVSLQYLYLQENSLLHLQDDLFADLANLSHLFLHGNRLRLLTEHVFRGLGGLDRLLLHGNRLQGVHRAAFRGLSRLTILYLFNNSLASLPGEALADLPALEFLRLNANPWACDCRARPLWAWFQRARVSSSDVTCATPPERQGRDLRALREADFQACPPAAPTRPGSRARGNSSSNHLYGLAEAGAPPADPSTLYRDLPAEDPRGHPGGDAPTEDDYWGGYGGEDQRGEQTCPGAACQAAPDSRGPALSAGLPTPLLCVLLLAPHHL